The Terriglobia bacterium genome window below encodes:
- the queG gene encoding tRNA epoxyqueuosine(34) reductase QueG: MALKHLLKQKALETGFDLVGVAPVGVWEDLKFARQWVEQGYGGEMRYLENPRRHDPRLVLPTAQSVLCVGLIYNAAFPYSTEASAGPSVDEIKPASSMPFDGAAGPRAWISRYAWGQDYHETMRLRLEKLRQAIESLEPGAETRVYVDTGPIVERAFARYSGIGWTGKNTCLINPVKGSWFFLGVVLTSLAIGPDLPAPDRCGSCTRCLDACPTGALTTPYVMDASRCIAYFNIELKGPIPEQYRQKIGANMFGCDICQDVCPWNRRQETEVRSQKSGSQRSAISRQPAEKGLGRAGAATTTLPEFQPLAVTLSSSCDGAEAGTGGVPPNRACEDRQSPSSARSFSLFNPPIAALAQVSEEDFRRAFAHSPIKRPKYRGWLRNLCVVMGNSGDRRFLPRIEELSRHRDPTVREHAGWAIGQLVKD; the protein is encoded by the coding sequence ATGGCGCTCAAACATCTGCTGAAACAAAAAGCTCTCGAAACAGGCTTTGACCTGGTCGGCGTCGCTCCCGTGGGTGTCTGGGAGGACTTGAAGTTTGCCCGCCAGTGGGTGGAACAGGGCTACGGCGGCGAGATGCGCTATCTTGAAAACCCCAGGCGCCACGACCCGCGGCTCGTTTTACCCACCGCTCAATCGGTACTCTGCGTGGGCCTCATCTATAATGCCGCCTTTCCCTATTCAACAGAAGCCTCCGCAGGTCCCTCGGTGGATGAAATAAAGCCTGCGTCATCAATGCCATTTGATGGCGCCGCCGGCCCCCGCGCTTGGATCTCCCGATACGCCTGGGGACAGGACTATCACGAGACCATGCGCCTCAGGCTGGAAAAATTGCGGCAGGCGATCGAAAGCCTCGAGCCCGGCGCGGAAACACGCGTCTACGTTGACACGGGGCCCATCGTCGAGCGGGCATTCGCGCGCTATTCCGGCATTGGCTGGACCGGCAAGAACACCTGCCTGATTAACCCGGTGAAGGGCTCCTGGTTTTTCCTCGGCGTGGTGCTCACCAGCCTGGCGATTGGACCGGACCTGCCCGCTCCGGACCGTTGCGGCTCCTGCACGCGCTGCCTTGATGCCTGCCCGACGGGAGCGCTGACCACACCTTATGTGATGGACGCCTCGCGCTGTATCGCCTATTTCAACATTGAACTGAAAGGCCCCATCCCAGAGCAGTATCGGCAGAAGATTGGCGCCAACATGTTCGGCTGCGACATCTGCCAGGATGTCTGTCCCTGGAATAGGAGACAGGAGACAGAAGTCAGGAGTCAGAAATCGGGCAGCCAGCGTTCAGCGATTAGCCGTCAGCCAGCGGAAAAGGGCCTTGGCCGTGCCGGCGCAGCGACAACTACCCTGCCCGAATTTCAGCCTCTTGCTGTAACCCTTTCATCTTCCTGTGACGGCGCCGAGGCAGGGACCGGCGGCGTTCCCCCCAACAGGGCCTGTGAGGACCGTCAATCGCCATCCTCAGCCCGGAGCTTTTCTCTTTTCAACCCTCCGATCGCGGCGCTGGCGCAAGTGAGTGAGGAGGATTTCCGCCGGGCCTTCGCGCATTCGCCCATCAAGCGGCCCAAGTATCGCGGCTGGCTGCGCAATCTCTGCGTGGTGATGGGAAATTCCGGCGACCGCCGCTTTCTGCCGAGGATCGAGGAGCTTTCACGCCATCGCGATCCCACCGTCCGCGAGCATGCCGGGTGGGCGATCGGTCAACTTGTGAAAGATTAG
- a CDS encoding undecaprenyl-diphosphate phosphatase encodes MHWLYVVILSAVQGLAELLPVSSSAHVIVVAKLLHEDMSTPANSLLLVMLHTGTMFAVIVYFWRQWVDTFFSSWAAFWRFVGMVFVACFLSGVVAFPLMILVGHILSHGAQPAEIEALFNKLNWIAPALAAVGILILWAGLREARGPVAKSGEGAREVNWTQAAIMGVLQGIAIPFRGFSRSGSTISGGLLAGGDRRPVESFSFAIVVAITPLAIAREFHRLMRADAHAGGQLSLVSVLAPSLLGMVCAFIAGLVALKWLSRWLEQGRWYWFGIYCLAASSVVAVLYFRGW; translated from the coding sequence ATGCATTGGCTTTACGTCGTGATTCTCTCCGCTGTTCAAGGGCTGGCGGAACTCCTTCCAGTGTCCAGTTCGGCCCACGTTATTGTCGTCGCCAAACTGCTCCATGAAGACATGTCCACTCCCGCCAACTCCCTGCTGCTGGTGATGCTGCATACGGGCACCATGTTCGCCGTCATCGTCTATTTCTGGCGGCAGTGGGTTGACACCTTCTTTTCATCGTGGGCGGCCTTTTGGCGATTCGTGGGCATGGTGTTCGTGGCTTGCTTCCTGAGCGGCGTGGTTGCGTTCCCGCTGATGATCCTGGTGGGGCACATCCTGAGCCATGGCGCCCAACCCGCGGAGATCGAAGCCCTGTTTAATAAACTGAACTGGATTGCTCCCGCTCTTGCCGCCGTCGGCATTCTGATCCTCTGGGCCGGCTTGCGCGAGGCGAGGGGCCCCGTTGCCAAATCGGGTGAAGGCGCGCGCGAAGTCAATTGGACTCAGGCTGCGATCATGGGCGTTTTGCAGGGCATCGCCATACCTTTTCGGGGATTTTCCCGCTCCGGATCCACCATCTCGGGCGGCCTGCTGGCCGGCGGCGACCGCAGACCGGTGGAGTCTTTCAGCTTCGCCATTGTCGTGGCCATAACGCCGCTGGCAATTGCACGCGAATTTCACCGGCTTATGCGCGCCGACGCCCATGCGGGAGGACAGCTCAGTCTGGTTTCGGTCCTCGCTCCCAGCCTGCTGGGAATGGTTTGCGCCTTCATCGCCGGCCTGGTGGCGCTCAAATGGCTCTCACGCTGGCTGGAGCAAGGGCGCTGGTATTGGTTTGGAATTTACTGCCTGGCGGCTTCGAGTGTGGTGGCCGTGCTGTACTTCCGCGGCTGGTAG
- the moaA gene encoding GTP 3',8-cyclase MoaA, producing MLKDSYGRDIHDLRISVTDRCNFRCVYCKSADPKNYFPHKELLDWDEFLRLARIMTGLGIRKVRITGGEPLLRPGIIGFLSQLGQIDGVQDLALTTNGYLLAEMASDLVRAGVRRVNVSMDSSHPERFAAITRTPGSYERVMKGIDAAVEAGLDPVKVNVVLVRGFNEGEVLGFAELARTRGLIVRFIEFMPLDADHKWNRSLVVTAREIFETIHPVFPLAETPRHEASDTALRYRFKDGKGEIGVVAPVSIPFCGQCSRIRLTADGKLRTCLFSLEEHDLGGMLRGGAGDPTIEEYIKSVVYQKERGHRINEPDFVQPSRTMVYIGG from the coding sequence ATGCTGAAAGACAGTTACGGCCGCGACATCCACGACCTGAGAATTTCGGTGACGGACCGCTGCAACTTCCGGTGTGTTTACTGCAAGTCCGCCGACCCGAAGAACTATTTTCCCCACAAGGAGTTGCTGGACTGGGACGAGTTCCTGCGGCTGGCGCGCATCATGACCGGGCTGGGCATCCGTAAGGTTCGCATAACCGGCGGAGAGCCGCTGCTGCGCCCCGGCATCATCGGTTTTCTCTCACAGCTTGGCCAGATCGACGGCGTTCAGGACCTGGCGCTGACGACCAACGGATATCTGCTGGCCGAGATGGCTTCCGACCTGGTCCGTGCAGGCGTGCGCCGCGTGAACGTGAGCATGGATTCCTCTCATCCGGAACGGTTTGCCGCCATCACGCGGACTCCGGGTTCGTATGAACGGGTGATGAAAGGCATCGACGCTGCCGTGGAAGCTGGTCTCGATCCGGTGAAGGTGAATGTGGTGCTGGTGCGTGGATTCAACGAGGGCGAGGTCCTGGGTTTTGCGGAGCTTGCCAGGACCAGGGGCCTGATCGTGCGGTTCATCGAATTCATGCCGCTCGATGCCGATCACAAGTGGAACCGATCGCTGGTGGTGACGGCGCGCGAGATTTTTGAGACAATCCATCCCGTCTTTCCTCTGGCCGAGACGCCGCGCCACGAAGCGAGTGATACGGCCCTGCGTTACCGATTCAAGGATGGGAAAGGGGAAATCGGCGTTGTTGCTCCCGTTTCGATTCCGTTCTGCGGGCAGTGCAGCCGCATCCGCCTGACGGCTGATGGCAAACTGCGAACGTGCCTGTTTTCGCTGGAGGAGCATGACCTGGGAGGCATGCTGCGCGGCGGGGCAGGAGACCCCACTATCGAGGAATATATCAAGTCTGTTGTTTACCAGAAGGAGCGGGGCCATCGCATCAACGAGCCGGATTTTGTTCAGCCGTCGCGGACGATGGTTTACATCGGCGGATAA
- the thiC gene encoding phosphomethylpyrimidine synthase ThiC — protein sequence MLQPLRSEWVRKRTGPIVTQMHYARQGVVTEEMEYVARRENLSPELVRSEVARGRMIIPANVRHVELEPMCIGIAAKCKINANIGNSATTSNLEEELEKLHASVHFGADTAMDLSTGGDIHAIRESNLRHSPVPIGTVPIYEALSRVKQVRDLTPEIMLEVIEEQAAQGVDYMTIHAGVLREFIPLTRHRITGIVSRGGAIMAQWSAENNQENFLYTRFEDICRIFQKYDVSFSLGDGLRPGCLADASDEAQFAELKVLGELTKKAWEHDVQVMIEGPGHIPMDQIKLQVDKEMALCHEAPFYTLGPLVTDIAPGYDHITSAIGAAMIGWHGASMLCYVTPKEHLGLPNKNDVRQGIIAYKIAAHAADVARKRPGARDRDDALSYARFLFDWNKQFDLSLDPEMARSMHDETLGDEYYKDAAFCSMCGPKFCSMNTTQVMEKHLGLDQKEREQKFAELMAKVGR from the coding sequence ATGCTGCAGCCATTGCGGAGTGAGTGGGTCAGGAAACGGACTGGCCCCATCGTGACCCAGATGCATTACGCGCGGCAGGGCGTGGTGACGGAAGAAATGGAATACGTGGCCAGGCGCGAAAATCTTTCGCCCGAGCTGGTCCGGTCGGAAGTCGCGCGCGGGCGCATGATAATCCCTGCCAACGTCCGGCACGTCGAGCTCGAGCCGATGTGCATCGGCATCGCGGCGAAATGCAAGATCAACGCCAACATCGGCAACTCTGCAACCACGTCGAATCTGGAAGAAGAACTCGAGAAACTCCACGCCTCCGTCCACTTCGGAGCCGACACGGCCATGGACCTCTCAACCGGCGGCGACATCCACGCCATCCGCGAATCCAACCTGCGGCACAGCCCCGTGCCCATCGGCACCGTGCCCATTTATGAGGCCCTTTCGCGAGTGAAGCAAGTGCGCGACCTCACGCCTGAGATCATGCTGGAGGTCATCGAGGAGCAGGCCGCGCAGGGCGTTGACTATATGACCATCCACGCCGGCGTTCTGCGGGAATTCATTCCGCTGACGCGCCACCGCATCACCGGCATCGTCAGCCGGGGCGGCGCCATCATGGCCCAGTGGAGCGCTGAGAACAATCAGGAAAACTTCCTCTACACGCGCTTCGAGGACATCTGCCGCATCTTCCAGAAGTATGACGTTTCGTTTTCGTTAGGCGATGGCTTGCGGCCCGGGTGCCTGGCGGACGCCAGCGATGAGGCGCAATTTGCGGAGCTCAAAGTTCTGGGCGAGCTGACGAAAAAAGCCTGGGAGCATGACGTCCAGGTGATGATCGAGGGGCCGGGGCACATCCCGATGGACCAGATCAAGCTCCAGGTGGACAAAGAAATGGCGCTTTGCCATGAGGCTCCGTTTTACACGCTGGGGCCGCTGGTTACCGACATCGCCCCCGGCTATGATCACATCACCTCCGCCATCGGAGCGGCCATGATCGGCTGGCACGGAGCTTCCATGCTCTGCTACGTGACCCCCAAAGAGCACCTGGGCCTGCCCAACAAGAATGACGTGCGCCAGGGCATTATCGCCTACAAGATTGCGGCCCATGCCGCTGACGTGGCCAGGAAACGGCCCGGCGCCCGTGATCGCGACGACGCTCTCTCCTACGCGCGTTTCCTTTTTGATTGGAACAAGCAGTTTGACCTGTCACTGGACCCCGAAATGGCGCGCTCCATGCACGACGAAACGCTGGGCGACGAATATTACAAGGATGCGGCTTTCTGCTCCATGTGCGGCCCCAAATTCTGCTCCATGAATACCACGCAGGTGATGGAGAAACACCTGGGCCTCGATCAGAAAGAACGCGAGCAGAAGTTTGCGGAACTGATGGCCAAGGTTGGACGTTGA
- a CDS encoding NAD(P)H-binding protein yields the protein MSELDVVTGATGYSGKYITHRLLAAGRQVRTLTNHPGRANPFGNRIEVVPYHFDQPDQLRKSLEGASTVYNTYWVRFPYGRHSFENTVANTRLLMRAAEEAGVDKFVHVSIANPSADSPLAYYRGKAILEEALAQSALSWAIIRPTVVFGLEDILINNIAWMVRHLPVFGVPGSGDYKLQPVFVEDLAQIATDAAQKLENVTVDAAGPETYSFNELVQLIARTIGRRVRIAHVHPTLAYLMTRLLGLAVRDVILTREEIEGLMANLLISHQPPLGTTPLPQWLEQNAARVGRRYASELDRHYR from the coding sequence ATGAGCGAACTGGACGTAGTCACGGGCGCCACCGGCTATTCCGGCAAGTACATCACCCACCGGCTGCTGGCCGCGGGCCGGCAGGTAAGAACGCTGACGAACCATCCCGGCCGGGCCAATCCTTTTGGCAATAGAATCGAAGTCGTGCCCTACCATTTTGACCAGCCCGATCAACTGCGAAAATCGCTTGAAGGCGCTTCGACGGTCTACAACACTTACTGGGTCAGGTTTCCGTATGGCCGCCATTCATTTGAAAATACCGTCGCCAACACCCGCCTGCTCATGCGTGCGGCGGAGGAAGCCGGCGTCGACAAGTTCGTCCACGTCAGCATTGCCAATCCTTCCGCGGATTCCCCGCTCGCATATTACCGCGGCAAGGCGATCCTGGAAGAGGCACTCGCGCAGTCGGCGCTTTCCTGGGCAATCATCCGGCCCACAGTCGTCTTCGGTCTGGAAGATATTCTAATCAACAATATTGCCTGGATGGTCCGTCATTTGCCGGTTTTCGGCGTTCCGGGTTCAGGCGACTACAAGCTGCAGCCAGTGTTTGTGGAAGACTTGGCGCAGATTGCGACCGACGCCGCCCAAAAGCTGGAAAATGTCACCGTTGACGCCGCCGGTCCCGAGACCTATTCCTTCAACGAACTCGTTCAGCTTATCGCCAGGACGATCGGGCGCCGCGTGCGGATAGCTCATGTCCATCCCACGCTGGCCTACTTGATGACTCGTTTGCTGGGCCTGGCGGTCCGCGATGTGATCCTGACCCGGGAAGAGATCGAGGGGCTGATGGCGAACCTCCTGATTTCTCACCAGCCGCCGCTTGGGACCACGCCGCTCCCGCAGTGGCTAGAGCAGAATGCCGCCCGCGTCGGACGCCGCTACGCCTCCGAACTTGACCGCCATTACCGCTGA
- a CDS encoding methyltransferase, with protein sequence MLEVMMKNIAGCRSLLAEAVKGVQSFKTFAVEAAGDFQNIASVAPSSRRLARAMLDGLPVNDTKTVVELGAGTGAITRVLLETLPPEAILLAFEINPEFISHLEKRFPDPRLVLVNAPAENLGVELRRRGLTRIDAVVSSLSLRFMPDHRQRILQEALAPFMDERSVYTQYQYVHGVRWENGKVLRHSSLPFLQEYFGSIQSRTIWRNLPPARVFTCSQRLRDRRALRVRASGSPRKTGSLAGEQA encoded by the coding sequence ATGCTTGAAGTCATGATGAAAAACATCGCGGGCTGTAGGAGTTTGCTTGCCGAGGCAGTGAAGGGGGTGCAAAGCTTCAAGACCTTCGCTGTGGAAGCCGCGGGTGATTTTCAGAACATCGCATCCGTCGCTCCGAGTTCGCGGCGCCTCGCCCGCGCCATGCTGGATGGCTTGCCGGTGAACGACACGAAGACGGTGGTTGAACTCGGGGCAGGCACCGGGGCCATCACACGGGTCCTGCTGGAAACCCTTCCGCCAGAGGCCATACTCCTGGCATTTGAGATTAACCCCGAATTCATCAGCCATCTGGAAAAACGCTTTCCGGATCCGCGGCTGGTGCTGGTGAACGCGCCGGCAGAAAATCTTGGAGTTGAGTTGCGCCGGCGCGGTTTGACCCGAATCGATGCCGTGGTGTCTTCACTTTCACTCCGCTTTATGCCAGACCATCGCCAGCGCATCCTGCAAGAAGCCCTCGCCCCTTTCATGGACGAACGCAGCGTCTACACTCAGTACCAGTACGTGCATGGCGTGCGTTGGGAAAACGGGAAGGTGCTCCGGCATTCCTCTCTGCCGTTCCTGCAGGAGTATTTTGGTTCCATCCAGTCCCGCACCATCTGGCGCAACCTGCCGCCTGCGCGGGTATTCACCTGCAGCCAAAGGCTCCGAGACCGGCGCGCCCTCCGGGTCCGGGCAAGCGGCAGCCCCCGCAAGACCGGCTCCCTGGCCGGCGAACAGGCCTAA
- a CDS encoding MarR family transcriptional regulator produces the protein MAKKLQAEIRQKAPFTSIEQEVYLNLLKTGDALSQPVEKLLRASGLSATQYNVLRILRGAGRQGLTCGETAERMVTHDPDITRLLDRLEKRKLIARSRSTGDRRVVTTRITPGGLRLLGSLDKPITELHRNLFKHIPKQDLRKLSSLLDKLRSTEE, from the coding sequence GTGGCGAAGAAACTCCAGGCCGAGATCAGGCAGAAGGCGCCTTTCACCAGCATCGAGCAGGAGGTCTACCTCAATCTCCTGAAGACCGGCGATGCCCTCTCGCAGCCCGTTGAAAAGCTGCTGCGGGCTTCGGGCCTTTCCGCGACGCAGTATAACGTCCTGCGAATCCTGCGCGGGGCCGGCCGCCAGGGGCTCACCTGCGGCGAGACGGCGGAGCGCATGGTGACCCATGATCCCGACATCACCCGGTTGCTCGACCGGCTGGAAAAACGGAAGCTGATTGCCCGCTCGCGGAGCACAGGTGATCGTCGCGTGGTAACGACAAGAATAACGCCTGGGGGGCTTCGCCTGCTGGGCTCGCTGGACAAGCCCATCACTGAGCTGCACCGCAATCTTTTCAAGCACATACCGAAGCAGGACCTCAGGAAGCTTTCCTCCCTGCTGGACAAATTGCGATCGACCGAAGAGTAA
- a CDS encoding radical SAM protein has product MPRIRGQRAMKYFDRTITATAGALFDGIQFFNKYKPAPAFTPKWSDKPMLKSWQKTKPKLGWPRETDSLCPGCVKEARAAIISGEKDWHDLLNTKVGEIKAQIIERDGQVWMIKDCPVHGHFEDIMALDVNFLKWIEQNFPGRDIRAHNDKDLHNHGSSTIRHGRGSVLTVDLTNRCNMMCDPCFMDANQVGFVHELSWEDIKEILDNATKIKPRRQMSVQFSGGEPTMSPYFVDAVRYARKIGFNSVQAATNGIEFAKNKEFCRQAFEAGLRYAYLQFDGIGNDANSHRKVGNLFDVKLKAIDNMHEAGIEIILVTTLVNNVNNDQVGPIINFARENPKKIAFISFQPVSFTGRDEDITPERRARQRYTLSHMAADVKKQVGITEPTRDWFPLSLMGSFADFADLVHGPEAQWGQVSCGCHPNCGVGTALMINKENKEWAPVPQFLNIPGLVKDMQKITDAGRGKWLSNLMMGLALLKNYKPFGAPPSLALVDILKKFDKSFALTGEKRADKVYGASSPNRTLEDTMKRRSDPWNFLFIAGMWFQDLFNYDFRRTEMCIIPYATQQGEISFCAYNTGIGWRNIIENMHKNATVAEWYKSHGKHEIYAAGKKVSLSEFDHSLTINAEDAARVRERDHDIPMTAAEEERARRKAEWEAKQARAYYEEVVLKKPKVDLVQIGSANQTKDTEKVPV; this is encoded by the coding sequence ATGCCACGTATTCGAGGTCAACGAGCCATGAAGTATTTTGACCGGACAATCACTGCGACCGCCGGCGCTTTGTTCGATGGCATTCAGTTTTTCAATAAGTACAAGCCTGCTCCGGCTTTTACGCCCAAATGGTCGGACAAGCCGATGCTGAAATCCTGGCAAAAGACCAAACCGAAGCTAGGCTGGCCGCGGGAAACGGATTCACTTTGCCCCGGCTGCGTGAAGGAAGCTCGAGCGGCCATTATTTCAGGAGAAAAAGACTGGCACGACCTCCTGAACACCAAGGTCGGCGAGATTAAGGCGCAAATTATCGAGCGCGACGGCCAGGTTTGGATGATTAAAGATTGCCCCGTCCACGGCCATTTTGAAGACATCATGGCGCTCGACGTCAACTTCCTGAAGTGGATTGAGCAGAATTTCCCTGGGCGCGACATCCGGGCCCACAATGACAAGGACCTGCACAACCATGGCTCCAGCACCATCCGCCACGGGCGCGGTTCCGTCCTGACGGTTGACCTGACCAACCGCTGCAACATGATGTGCGATCCTTGCTTTATGGATGCGAATCAGGTCGGATTTGTCCACGAGTTGAGCTGGGAAGACATCAAGGAAATTCTGGATAACGCCACCAAGATCAAGCCGCGGCGGCAGATGTCCGTGCAGTTCTCAGGCGGCGAGCCGACCATGTCGCCCTACTTCGTTGATGCCGTGCGCTATGCGCGTAAAATTGGCTTCAACAGCGTCCAGGCGGCCACCAACGGCATCGAGTTCGCCAAGAACAAAGAATTTTGCCGTCAGGCGTTTGAAGCCGGACTCCGCTATGCCTACCTGCAGTTTGACGGCATCGGCAATGACGCCAACAGCCACCGCAAGGTGGGCAACCTGTTTGACGTCAAGCTGAAAGCCATTGACAACATGCACGAAGCGGGAATTGAAATCATCCTGGTCACCACGCTGGTGAACAACGTGAACAACGACCAGGTGGGCCCCATCATCAACTTTGCCCGCGAAAACCCCAAGAAAATTGCTTTTATCTCCTTCCAGCCGGTTTCTTTTACGGGGCGGGATGAAGACATAACGCCGGAGCGGCGGGCCCGGCAGCGATACACGCTGTCGCACATGGCGGCGGACGTTAAGAAGCAGGTTGGAATTACGGAACCGACCCGCGACTGGTTTCCGCTGTCGCTCATGGGTTCGTTCGCCGATTTTGCGGACCTCGTCCACGGTCCGGAGGCGCAGTGGGGCCAGGTCAGTTGCGGATGCCACCCCAACTGCGGCGTGGGAACGGCGCTGATGATCAACAAGGAAAACAAGGAATGGGCGCCGGTGCCGCAGTTCCTCAACATTCCGGGCCTGGTCAAAGACATGCAGAAAATCACCGATGCCGGCCGCGGCAAATGGCTTTCGAACCTCATGATGGGCCTGGCGCTGCTGAAGAATTACAAGCCCTTCGGAGCGCCTCCGAGCCTGGCGCTGGTGGACATCCTGAAGAAGTTTGACAAGTCGTTCGCTCTGACTGGCGAAAAGCGCGCCGACAAGGTTTACGGAGCTTCAAGCCCCAACCGCACCCTCGAGGACACGATGAAGCGCCGCTCCGATCCCTGGAACTTTCTCTTTATCGCCGGTATGTGGTTCCAGGACCTGTTCAACTACGACTTCCGCCGCACCGAAATGTGCATCATTCCTTACGCCACGCAGCAGGGTGAAATTTCCTTCTGCGCCTACAACACCGGAATCGGATGGCGGAACATCATCGAGAACATGCACAAGAACGCGACGGTGGCCGAGTGGTACAAGTCCCACGGCAAGCATGAAATCTACGCCGCGGGAAAGAAGGTCAGCCTGTCGGAGTTTGATCACTCTTTGACCATCAACGCCGAGGACGCTGCGCGGGTCCGTGAGCGCGACCATGACATCCCGATGACAGCGGCCGAGGAAGAGCGCGCGCGGCGCAAGGCCGAATGGGAAGCCAAACAGGCCCGGGCATACTACGAGGAGGTAGTCCTCAAGAAGCCCAAAGTCGACCTGGTACAGATTGGCAGCGCCAACCAAACCAAAGACACCGAAAAGGTTCCCGTGTAG
- the nadA gene encoding quinolinate synthase NadA, with translation MATSTLNLLPENYVELSDLELDDRIARAKAEMGPRVVILGHHYQRDEVIKFADYRGDSLKLSRLAASRKDAEYIVFCGVHFMAESADILRNAHQMVVLPDLKAGCSMADMADLEQVEVSWDAIASQTRGKVVPVTYINSTAAIKGFVGRQGGAVCTSSNARKVMAWALERGEKGLFIPDEHLGRNTAYRMGIPLDEMAVWNPHEEMGRLTDREIRHARVILWKGHCSVHQRFLPQHVDRARKDHPGIRVIVHPECRWDVCEAADEVGSTELIIRKIEEGGPGSKFSVGTEIHLVKRLAQEYPDRFVMSLDDCGCLCSTMYRISPQHLCWVLESLMAGQVVNRVEVDEETRRWAHLALDRMLEIV, from the coding sequence ATGGCGACAAGCACCTTGAATTTATTACCGGAAAATTACGTGGAATTGTCCGATCTGGAGCTGGACGATCGCATCGCCCGGGCCAAGGCAGAGATGGGTCCGCGCGTGGTGATCCTCGGGCATCATTACCAGCGCGACGAAGTCATCAAGTTTGCGGATTATCGCGGCGATTCGCTGAAGCTTTCGCGCCTGGCCGCCAGTCGCAAGGACGCTGAATACATCGTGTTTTGCGGTGTTCACTTCATGGCGGAAAGCGCGGACATCCTGCGCAACGCGCACCAGATGGTGGTCCTGCCCGACCTCAAGGCCGGCTGCTCGATGGCGGACATGGCGGACCTCGAGCAGGTGGAAGTCTCGTGGGACGCGATTGCCAGCCAGACCCGCGGCAAGGTTGTTCCCGTCACCTACATCAACTCGACTGCCGCCATCAAGGGATTTGTGGGCCGTCAGGGCGGCGCCGTCTGCACTTCGTCGAACGCCCGAAAGGTTATGGCGTGGGCGCTCGAACGCGGCGAGAAGGGCCTTTTTATTCCAGATGAGCATCTGGGAAGGAACACCGCATATCGAATGGGCATTCCGCTCGACGAAATGGCGGTATGGAACCCGCATGAAGAAATGGGCAGGCTGACGGACCGGGAGATTCGGCATGCCCGCGTGATTTTGTGGAAAGGACATTGTTCTGTGCATCAGCGCTTCCTGCCGCAGCACGTCGATCGCGCGCGCAAAGATCATCCGGGCATCCGTGTGATTGTCCACCCGGAGTGTCGCTGGGACGTTTGCGAGGCGGCGGATGAAGTCGGCTCGACGGAGCTTATTATCAGGAAGATTGAAGAAGGCGGCCCGGGAAGCAAGTTCTCGGTAGGAACAGAAATCCACCTGGTGAAGCGGCTGGCGCAGGAATATCCTGACCGGTTTGTGATGTCACTGGACGACTGCGGATGCCTTTGCAGCACCATGTACCGCATTTCGCCGCAGCACCTGTGCTGGGTGCTCGAGAGCCTGATGGCCGGGCAGGTGGTGAATCGGGTTGAAGTGGACGAAGAAACCCGGCGCTGGGCGCATCTGGCTCTTGATCGAATGCTGGAAATTGTGTAG
- a CDS encoding DUF2203 domain-containing protein, with translation MSEKYFSRHEAEQLLPMIQEFLKVAQDHKQTVDAAQVELTKAASRIMVLGGSYPPYSDLVRKKNERDHASERIVETISKIQETGCLVKDIDEGLIDFPSIIEGQEALLCWKQGEVRIEYWHGLEDGFAGRKRLESGSTQEPPSGPTRVQ, from the coding sequence ATGTCAGAGAAGTATTTCAGCCGTCACGAGGCAGAACAGCTTCTGCCCATGATCCAGGAATTTCTGAAGGTGGCGCAAGACCACAAGCAAACCGTGGATGCCGCACAAGTGGAACTCACCAAGGCGGCGTCGCGAATCATGGTCCTTGGGGGATCGTATCCTCCTTATTCAGATCTTGTTAGGAAGAAAAATGAGCGCGACCATGCTTCCGAAAGAATCGTGGAGACGATCTCAAAAATTCAGGAAACCGGCTGCCTGGTTAAGGACATTGACGAAGGCTTGATCGATTTTCCCAGTATCATTGAGGGTCAGGAAGCTCTCCTGTGCTGGAAACAGGGAGAGGTGCGGATCGAATACTGGCACGGGTTGGAAGACGGGTTTGCAGGGCGCAAGCGCCTGGAATCGGGTTCTACTCAGGAACCGCCTTCAGGACCGACACGCGTCCAGTAG